The following coding sequences are from one Triticum dicoccoides isolate Atlit2015 ecotype Zavitan chromosome 4A, WEW_v2.0, whole genome shotgun sequence window:
- the LOC119283920 gene encoding uncharacterized protein LOC119283920: MRIRRCASRLLGSAAAAPAISCSSAEPPRFELPPLAPPAPAHESRPGFVAPEASSCGEPCCELSRSPWDLMDQLDLSDPQVEKLFEETHFRRRPAFLLSGVVCALFEHCLSIDFVFFFVRAPWMLFLAETLQKVQTLDEACCLKDFRFFGPCFITFFKVLQTRVYLHLRVATTFPFRSVTWRSSWLFLPSMPAFGSIKEDQAQEDMSDEVELHIAAKKTAREKNERKLKKNKGVKLKKGVWTCRKNDGKGWFCRRLTREPNSYCSYHSDQKLKPPGSEKPHRKRAPVNVGEEFYYYAGFGPGTKRCRTSSSDSVPEPPLPAEPLKEEAPSEMQLDFSAGQAQANKSDHQAVLPPSAHVADEPTLNDGTARIRSDGDVPEPPLPAEPPEEETLKEEAPPEMQLNFSAGQAQADGSDYQAALVSVSVVNKPTRNNGTACIAGWDEESSNDDMLGRNGEQPRDITKRKSPLKKRWRKPVKARSLKSLML; this comes from the exons ATGCGGATCCGCAGGTGCGCCTCCCGCCTGCTTGGCTCCGCCGCAGCCGCACCCGCCATCAGCTGCTCCTCCGCTGAGCCGCCGCGATTCGAGCTGCCCCCGCTCGCGCCGCCGGCCCCGGCCCACGAATCCCGGCCCGGCTTCGTGGCGCCCGAGGCCTCCTCCTGCGGGGAGCCCTGCTGCGAGCTCAGCCGGTCGCCGTGGGACCTCATGGACCAGCTCGACCTCTCGGATCCCCAG GTGGAGAAGCTGTTCGAGGAGACTCACTTCCGAAGGAGACCAGCTTTTCTACTCTCGGGTGTAG TTTGCGCACTGTTTGAGCATTGTTTGAgcattgattttgtttttttttttgtgaGAGCTCCTTGGATGTTGTTTTTAGCTGAAACTTTGCAAAAAGTTCAAACACTTGATGAAGCTTGTTGTCTCAAGGATTTCAGATTTTTTGGACCTTGTTTTAtcacatttttcaaagttttgcaaACTCGGGTGTACCTACACCTGAGAGTAGCCACAACTTTCCCCTTCCGAAGTGTCACCTGGCGATCTAGCTGGCTATTCCTACCCAGCATGCCTGCATTCGGCTCTATCAAGGAGGACCAGGCGCAGGAGGACATGTCCGATGAGGTTGAACTGCACATTGCTGCAAAAAAGACAGCCAGAGAGAAGAATGAGCGCAAGCTGAAGAAAAATAAGGGGGTGAAACTGAAGAAAGGAGTCTGGACGTGCAGGAAGAACGACGGCAAGGGTTGGTTCTGCCGGCGGCTCACGAGAGAGCCCAACTCATACTGCTCGTACCACTCGGATCAGAAGCTGAAGCCCCCCGGCAGCGAGAAGCCACATAGGAAGAGAGCCCCGGTCAACGTCGGCGAGGAGTTCTACTACTATGCGGGGTTCGGCCCCGGCACCAAGAGGTGCCGCACGTCAAGCAGCGACAGCGTGCCGGAACCTCCACTGCCTGCTGAACCACTGAAGGAGGAGGCACCGTCCGAAATGCAACTTGATTTTAGTGCAGGCCAGGCACAAGCGAACAAATCAGACCATCAAGCGGTGCTCCCACCATCAGCACATGTCGCCGACGAGCCTACTCTCAACGATGGCACTGCTAGGATCCGCAGTGATGGTGACGTGCCGGAACCTCCACTGCCTGCTGAACCACCGGAAGAGGAGACGTTGAAAGAGGAAGCACCACCCGAAATGCAACTTAATTTCAGTGCAGGTCAGGCACAAGCTGATGGCTCAGACTATCAAGCAGCGCTAGTATCAGTAAGTGTAGTCAACAAGCCTACGCGCAACAACGGCACCGCTTGCATCGCGGGCTGGGATGAGGAGAGCAGCAACGACGACATGCTTGGCCGCAATGGCGAACAACCCCGCGACATCACCAAGAGGAAGAGCCCGTTGAAGAAGAGGTGGAGAAAGCCTGTGAAAGCCCGGTCGCTCAAGTCACTAATGTTGTAG